DNA from Triticum aestivum cultivar Chinese Spring chromosome 7D, IWGSC CS RefSeq v2.1, whole genome shotgun sequence:
gaatctcaggcaagtaacataccgatgacaaagggaacaacgtatgttgttatgcggtttgaccgataaagatcttcgtagaatatgtgggagccaatatgagcatccaggttccgctattggttattgaccggagacgtgtctcggtcatgtctacatagttctcgaacccgtagggtccgcacgcttaaagttcgatgacggttatattatgagtttatgtgttttgatgtaccgaaggtagttcggagtcccggatgagatcagggacatgacgaggagtctcgaaatggtcgatacgtaaagatcgatatattggacgactatattcggacatcggaaaggttccaagtgattcgggtatttttcggagtaccggagagttacgggaattcgccggggagtatatgggccttattgggctttaggggaaagagagaggagaggctgcacgccccccaaggcctagtccgaattggactagggggaggggctgcaccccctccttccttctcttctctttcccctttccttgactcctactcctactacttggaagggggggggaatcctactcccggtgggagtaggactcctcctagggcgcgccatagagagggccggccctccccctcctccactcctttatatacggggaggggggcaccccttggagacataacaattgatcgtttgatcttttagccgtgtgcggtgcccccctccaccatagtccacctcgataatactatagcggtgcttaggcgaagccctgcgtcggtagaacatcatcatcgtcaccacgccgtcgtgctgacgaaactctccctcaacactcggctggatcggagttcgagggacatcatcgggcggaacgtgtgctgaactcggaggtgccgtgcattcggtacttgatcggtcggatcatgaagacgtacgactatatcaaccgcgttgtgctaacgcttccgctttcggtctacgagggtacgtggacaacactctcccctctcgttgctatgcatcaccatgatcttgcgtgtgcgtaggattttttttgaaattactacgttccccaacatctaattggccaaaccaaaccgatagttcgaagagaaatagaaagatatcttaatcatgcataaaagagttcagagaagactcaaataatattcgtagataatctgatcataaatccacaattcatcggatctcaacaaacacactgtaaaaaagtattacatcgaatagatctccaagaacatcgaggagatcattttattgaagatcaaagagagagaagaagccatctagctactagctatggacctgtaggtctgtggtaaactactcatgcatcatcggaagggcaacaaggttgatgtagaggccctccgtgaccgaATCCCCCTTCGGCAAATCATCgaaaaaagccccaagatgggatctcaccggaatagaggcttgcgacggcggaaaagTAATTtagtggatgcctctgttggtttgggaatatttgggaatttatagtgcaaagattagggttgggaGACCTCCGAGGGgcacacaagccctcagggcgcgcctggcaggcttgtggcctcctcaggaaccttctggccctctctccaagtcacgtatgtgtcttctggtccaagaaaaatcaccgcaaaagttttattccgcttggactccgtttggtattccttttctgtaaactcaaaaacaaggaaaaaacagaaactgacactgggctctaggttaatagattagtctgaaaaataatataaaatagcatataaaacatccaaaacagataatataatagcatggaacaatcaaaaattatagatacattggagacatatcacaaatccaatgcgccgacccaaacggacagcgATTTTGTCCCTTTGGGTTGGCGGCCCGCTCGGCGTCCGCCCTGTTTACGTTTTGGGTCGGcggtgcgcccaacgcgccgacccatatttaccggcgtggccggctggccgccaTTTTTCAACAAATATGCACATATTTTGCATAGTTTCACAAGTAAACAAAAATAGCATAGCTTTTCACAACCAAATAAAgcatagtttcacaaccaaataaatttagcatagttttacaagccgaataaaaattaaattgtctcaaatacatttgaaaaaaatacatctattggttgccaacatgagcccacatatgttcaaccaaatcattttgcagctgcATGTGGGTTTCCCAATCatgcatttcatgatgaaattggtgAACTGTGCAAACGTTGctgctcctccatgctcaggcacaataTTCTCACCCTGAAATTAAAACCCTTGATCGTAGATATGTTCCGGGTGCCCAtcctctacgatcatattgtgcatgatcacacaggtagtcatcacctcccacaacttcttGGTGCTCCAAGTCCTAGCAGGATACCAAACGATGCCCCGTCGATattgcagaacaccaaaggcatgctcgacatccttcctagcattCTCTTGCTCTTGGGAAAATCTTTTTCTCTTCTCTCGGACAGGGTTGGGGATTGTCCTCACAATATTGGTCcattgaggatagataccgtcacctaggtagtatcctttgtcgtagttgtgacCGTTGATGGTAACATTCACTGGCGGGCTGTTACCTTTGGCAAGCCTTGCAAAGACCGGCGAGCAtagaagcacgttgatatcattgtgcgaTCCGGCCTTGCCAAAGAAAGATTGCCTGATCCAAAGATCTTGTGAGGCCACAGCCTCAAGTATGACAGGGCAAaccctgacatggcccttataccgcccttgccaagcagaagggtagttcttccactcccagtgcatgcagtctatgttgccaagcatccctgggaagcccctgctaGCACCCATCGCCAACAAACGGGCCGTGTCTTGagcagtcggctctctcaagtactcagggccaaacgcagcaatcacagccttgcagaacctatacatggagtctaggcatgtagactcgctcatacagacgtactcatcaatgagatcaccggacactccgtatgcaagcatccggatGGGTGCAGTGCATTTCTAATAAGATgagaagccaatctttccaagggcatcctctttgcactcaaaaTAATTGTCGTATCTGACAACCCCCCCTCTAATatggttgaaaagatgcctacccATACGAAAATGCCGCcggaatttctgatgtttgaacaacgggttggttgtgtcaaagtagtccttccaaagaaggaaatggccgctctctcggttgcgattcaacgccggaaggtgcccCGGGAtcgagccacggaacaacggccgctgcGCGTTAAGGTGGTGATGGGCCAACACGACAGCCAAGATCTCTTCCTCATCATCGGACGAGGAATCGtcagagtcgcaaaggaaattgtggaaaaagaactcgtcagcggagtccattttgtaccttggcaaattGTCGACCAACTTGCGGGCATCGACGAAGAAGCTGGCCGACAAAGAGACGCGCGCCTCCCTTGGGCCAGGTGGCTAGCCTAGTGGCGTCCGATGAGCGTGCTGGCGTCAGGACAACGGGCGTTGTCGGACGAAGGAGCTGTTCGGGGCGGGGAGCCGGCTTTCTGCTCACAGCCACGTCGGGGGGTGGGGGTGAGAAGCTCCGGTGCCCCGGCGGCGAGGCAGTGGTGGCGGCGACGTGGGAGGTGGCAGCATTGGGGGGAGGTGTGTCGACACCGCCTGCTAGCAGAGGCACCGAAaatgggcggcggcagcggcgatggGGCGGAGGCGGGCGAGGGTTCGCTGTCGATATGAGGTGGGAGAggatggccaatgtgccaccgactggCGGGCCAGGAGGAGGAGTAGGGGCGCCGCGTGCATCCGCTTGGAATCCGCGCTGACGCAAATGAGGCTCAAAATTGGGCtgggaatgggtcggcaggcggacgaaaagcggacgtgcgttcgtttgggtcggcgcgttgggccgactttttcTGTCCGttgcgacccaaacggacgcgcgcggacggaATGGGTCGgcttgttggagttgctcttagttaTGCCAAAATTTATATTCGATCTGGACAACTGTTCTGGGACGTGCAGAGTGGTCAAAAAACTCTTTCCCTTTTTCCGCCAAGGAACATGCAAAAAAATGCTCCAAACAACAAGTCAAAAAGTAGGAAACCACTGGAAAGATTGTGCCGAGAACTTTTTTTTTAAAGGAGGTGCTTGCCTGGCCTTAAAATGAGACCCTTACAAATCCGACAGTCTTGCCCAGCGGCCAGGACCAAAGTACCAAAGTACAAAGCGAAACAAACAAGTGCCAATGCGAGAAAAAGGGTACAAGACCGTAGACGGATACATAGCGGCGCATCGCTAGTAAAGGCTAAGTGACCAACGTTTGCTCTCGAGGTAGCAGGGGCGCCATGCAGAAGTCTGGCATCTGTGCCCTATGATGCGCATCGAAGCTCAGTGCACCTTGCCCGCACCCTTCTGACGAGATCCTCCACGAGCCCTTTATCCCGTCGCTTTGCCAGAATCTTCCATAGCTGCAGGAAAGACACCATTTTATATAACATATTAGCCGGATGTCTGATAAAAACTCCCTCTATTAGTGCTTTATTTCGGGTGGTCCAAAGAGACCATGATAGGGCCCCAAATCCTAGCCATGTCATCCTCTTATCCCTCCCGGAAGTTGAGTCCGCGAGCCAGTAAAATTTTGAGAACCCACTTGGGTTCCACGTGGAACCAGTTGCCGAGCGCACTGCACTCCACATAAATCGAGCCATAATGCAGCGGAAAAGAATATGATCCCGGTCTTCACTCTCGCCACACCACACACATCTGCCATCTCCCGGGCCATGTCGTTTTTGGACCTGATCCCAGCTTGTGATTTTGTTACGGGCGACTTTCCATAAGAAGATCTTGATTTTGGATGGCAATCATGCTCCCACAACCCCGACATGTCGCATGGGGTTGAATTTTGAAAATCTCCTTGTACAAGGACCCTGTGGAGAATTGACCCGGTGACTCGAGTCGCCAAACGACCTCATCCTTTTCATGACTCACGTTGTACCCTCTCAGCTTATTCCGCAGCTCTTCCCACTCAGGATTTTCTGTGTTTCCTAATGGACGCCGAAAACGTGGAGACCATTGTCCCTGCCGCCAACATTCTGCCACTTTGGCATTCTGGTTTTCAGCAATCGCAAATAGTGCCGGAAAGCCATCCCGGAGACGCCTATCCTCACACCAGATGTCCAACCAAAAGGACGTGGCCTTGCCATTGTGCACATGAAATTTAGTCCCTAGCCTAAGAAGAGGCTAACGCCTCTTTCTTGATTGTCCATTAGCAAATTTTTTATGGCGGACTGTTCACatagcttttaatattactcctccgaacactatcaacacgttatttgggatgtggcttgacgggatagattccgaaacagcgagacacattcgtgtaggagtatgtgttttattatgggcagtctggaactgcagaaatgatttggtttttaacagaacaacaaatactcattttttgcaggttatcttccgagccactgcgttgatccgtatgtggtcgctactcactccgacgaaggccagggagcgtgtggttactggatctatccgatggaAGATGGTAGCTCGgactattttcaaccggtttggatgacggttatgtaataggataggcaattagttttcctatctttcttttgccagccggttgtggctttactTTTACTTTTCTGCTCTTTGTGAGCATTTTTGGTTCGTTTGTTTGAGACTTCAAGACCTGTGTCGAACTTATTTGCTTATTCATAAATGtgaccgtatgcatcgttctgatgtagAGGCCAGAGATctcctcctttttgaaaaaaaagccTAAAAAGAGGTTGTACTTTCTTAACATCCCTCACGAATTGTGACAGTTTAGTGTTCCTCCTAAATTCCACCCCTTCTTCATCCATGTACTTTTGTCTGAATATATCTAACCAAAGGCCACCCTGGCCGGTTAGAATTTTTCACGCCCACTTAGTCACGAGGCACCAGTTCATTACTTTAGAGTTACAGCCACTCCCGAGAACTCCGAAAACACAAACATCCATCTCATACTCCACATCATTCGCAGCTTGATCAGTAGGAGCCGAGTTGGGTGATCTTGCCGCCGAGCTGCCTCTGCGCGTAGGCGAagagccggccggcctcctccctgccGACGGCGCCGTCGCGGTTGGCGTCCGCGGCCTGCACCCCTTCCCGCGCCTTCCAGGACGCGAACCACAGGTTGAGGCTCCGCAGGGCGCGCTGCAGCTCCTCCCGGCTGATCCGGCCGTCGTGGTCCGCGTCGAACTGCCCCAGCCACGCCCAGAACTCCTCCGCCGTCACCTCTCCCTGCGGCAGCGCACGGTACCGCATGAACGCCATCGATCCTCCTCCCGCCGGAACCGGGCACGATGTGCTAGCCTTGGTCGATTAGCTGCCCTGGTTGCTGCTTCTCTCTGTGTGAGTGCGAGTGTGAGGCTGTGAGCTGGGTGATGACTGATGAGGATGTTGAGCGGCCGCTCACGGTGCTATATATACGGTGGAGCCTGAACAGTTACCGCACGTTTTTCACAACTCCATGGACGCGCCTTGTAGTTGTCGTTGTGCTTCACTTGGGTGATTTGGGGTTTAAGAAATGAGTGGATCAGTACAGGGGATTTGGCTGGGGAATAATCAGCGGTGTAGCTTAAAAGTTTATTCTTTAGAGAACGGTTAGGCGAGTGGCACATTGTTAATCTGGAACTGTGGGAGCTAAGGGGTTGTACGATCAAATGTTGAGAATCGACATAACACTTGCCAAAAATATAGCAAGCATACTTGGACGTTGGCTATACTTTCTGGGATGCCCAATTCGATGGGGCTACAAACATCTGAAAAATAAGAGTTGAACACTTCAACCTGCTTGGCTAAACCCTTTTCAAACTTCAATCGGTAATGTAAAAGAGAACTTTTCGCGTTCAGTACTTAATTTAAGAAAGTACTACTTGTTAGAACACTAAAAGGTTAATTGAGCATATTTTCTTGGAGAAGGACACGGACATAGTTTTGTGAcaagttttttgttgttgttgcgaaAAATGCCCATAGAAAGAGGTTGCTTGTTTCCTAGCTAAATTATCATGTGTAAGGATGGGCGAAATTTCAGGTGACCGTTTGATTGATTGTCACAGTTATGTGTTGCCACACTTCTCTACTCAAAACTTGGCTTTTTGGCAAAGTTATAGCTTTGAACCAACCATGCCATAAAAGCTGAGTAGAAGCGTACTTGAGCTATAGGTGGCAGCTGGAAACAGAACATTAAATTTAATGGTCAGCAACCTCAAATATTTTAGGCAATCCACTTATCTCTAGTCATAAGGCAGCTAAGATATAGATAGCTTTTATGAGAAATGATAGGTTATGATAAATTCATTTAGATAGCTCAAGGCTCATGTCTTCCCCGAGAAGATAGTCTTTCTCTTCTGAATTATATGCATAATTATTCGCAAAAAAATAAATTATTTGCATAATAAAAAGTAATATATAAGTATCAAGAAGATACCAACTAATCAAATATTTACGACAACATGATATCAAGAGCTCGTCAAGGCATCGAGGATGCATACATGATTAGTATCACGCTTGCATCACCCGCAAAAAAAGTATTACTCTTGCATCGCAAGAGAAGCCAGACACGGGAGACATTCTTTTTTTTGTTAGATATTGGAATATCTCCATCTTCTGTTTCCATTTTCTGAGTGGCCAAAATTTGCTTGCAATTATATTGGTTTTTACAATTTCAGGAAACAAAGGGCAAAAACGTTCCTGAAACCAGTTAGTCCAACATAATCTTCGGCACCTATTTTGACCACAAGTTGCCCCTGGGATTAATATTGCATGGTCATCGTGATCTGCGCTTTGTTCTTCGATGAATCTACATATGCTTTTCCTTTAAGCCCCCGTCTACAAAATATTCACTGGCATAGTGGTGGTAGCACAATATCTTACGTTATTAGGGAGAATAATGGGAGTATTCTAAGAAAAGTGAGGCCTTAGCACGAGAATTTTTCGACCATCTACTATAGCAAGTTTGGCCCAGGTCcaatgagggaggggcgatgacggcgacgcGCCATCGGcttgctccagtgcttgtagtcgtcgctaggtggtttacGGATATTGATGTAATTTTTGTTATTTCTATGTCCATGGTACTACCATGGCATGATGATGAACAGATCAAAAGTTTcctcgaaagaaaaaaaaagtttgtGCCATAGCatatgtaacgcccggataatcatgctacagtagtTAAATCCCACGTTGGTTCAAATCAATCCAAAATTCAGATTTGAAataaaggcaaacatcaaaagttttcaaactttaaaactaacaTGTTCGGTTTGTGACTAATAAATCGCAAGTAATTGCGGTGAAGAAACCCCACATTTATAAAATGATTAAATACTCTaaggtgaataaaacagtagcaaaaaccaatattaaatgcttttataattaataaaaaacGAAACTAAATGGTTTTGGggtaaaaccttttggttgcagtGGGTTTTGTGTtattactaatttagggatcattttaaaTATTAagtaaaaactaaacagaaaagaaagtataattaaaaataaataaataaaaggaatagaACAAAACAGGAAATGAATAAAAGGAAACCCCCCACTGGGCCatacggcccagccggccagcccaactGGCCCCAACCGGCCCGCTGCCCCCTGCTTAACCCCCCTCCCCCAActcccaccgaaccctagcccacgTTCCCCACTCCCCCACTCACGGTCCACTCCCTCCCGATCTAGATCGGCACCGCGCCAGCCGCCGACGTCGCCCCGAcgtcgccccgacgccgcctcgccgtcgctgccccgtcctcgacctcctcctcaccagagccaccccctcgtcTACCTCCACCTCGTCAGACGCCTTGTCATCATCTCGTCCCCGCCGCCCGAAGCTCATCCGCCCCGACCCGACGCCGTTGACCGTCGTCGCCGGACCACCTCGCCGGACAGCCTCCGTCgcacgtccccgacctcctccccgcaCCCCACTGCCACTCCCCTACACCGTGTGGTGAGACCTCGCGCGCCCGTGTCCTCGCTCCTCTCTGCATGTCGCCGATGCGTCGTCCGCGCTCACCGCAGCCTCGCCCCGCCCGGCGTGCCCCTGTACACGCGCCCGGGTGTGCTCCGATGCCTCGCCTCCCCCGTACGCGCTCACCTCGTGCTGCCGCTACGGCACTCGCACCCCTATCGCCCGGGCCTCCAACGCCCCCCTGCGCTCCGGCCGGCCTCGCCTGAGCACGCCGCGTCCGCCCCTGACCCCGTTGGCCGCGCCCTGCTCCCGCTTCAGCCGCCCTGGCCACTGGCTTGGCCCCGCCGCACTCCCTACGGGCGAGCGCCCGCCCAGGCGCCCGTTAGCCCGCCCCGCtgtggcccctagggccaatgacatgtggggcccagtccCTGGAACGCAATAAAAAGGatataaaaaagaattaaaaataaataaataaaacaaatattaattaattaattaactaaattaattaagttaattaaatctTGATTAGTTGACTAGTTTAATCTACTTAACCTGCTAATTAAACTAAGTAACTGTTAATTAGTTATCAGTTTATGACAgaatggacccacgcgtcagtttgaccaagtcaaataactgctgacatcaccctgatgtcatgcgaagctgacatcataatggcatttcctaattaatttaattctgttaattctaaaaatgaattaaaactttgaaaaataatgtaaaataaaccgtagctcggataaaaaaactttgtacatgaaagttgctcagaacgacgagacgaatccggataggcagcccgtttgtccgccacacacccctaacatatcgaacacgcaactttcccccttcggttcatctctccgaaaacgcgaaacaccgggaatactttcccggatgttttcccccttcgccggtatcacctactaccgcgattgggcacccctagcaacgctcattgtcatgtcatgcatcgcatgcatatgtttgcattatatttattgtttcttcctcctcttctctcgctagactacgagaccgacgccgctgctggtgccccgaccgactacgctgttgacgacccctccttcttgccagagcaaccaggcaagccccccccttgatcaccagatatcgcctattcttctctatactgcttgcattagaagagtgtagcatgttactgctttcggttaatcctattctgctgcatagcctatcattgttgctacagttgttacccttacctgctatcctactgcttagtataggatgctagtgttccatcagtggccctacactcttgtccgtctgccatgctatactactgggtcgtgatcacttcgggaggtgatcacgggtatatactatatactttatatacatgacacatgtggtgactaaagtcgggtcagctcgttgagtacccgcaagtgattctgatgagggggctgaaaggacaggtggctccatcccgatagaggtgggcctgggttcctgacggcccccgactgttactttgtggcggagcgacatggcaggttgagaccacctaggagtgagatgggcctggccctggtcggtgtttgcggatacttaacacgctttacgagatcttggtatttgatctgagtctagccatttggtctatacgcactaaccaactacgcgggaacaattatgggcactcgacgtcgtggtatcagccgaagccttcgtgacgtcagcgacggagcggcgcgcgccggattggaccggaacgcctgctaggctaggtttgcttccggtcgcgtacgcaacgtgcaggtgtgcaatgggcgatgggcccagacccctgcgcgcataggatttagaccggcgtgctgacctctctgttgagtctaggtggggctgcgacgtgttgatcttccgcggccgggcatgacccagaaaagtgtgtgcggccaaatgggatcgagcgtgttgggttatgtggtgcacccctgcagggaaggttatctattcgaatagccgcgtccctcggtaaaaggacgaccccgagttgtaccttgaccttatgacaactagaaccggatacttaataaacacacccttccaagtgccagatataacccggtgttcgctctctaacagggcgacgaggaggggatcgccgggtaggattatgctatacgatgctacttggtgaacttaccatctactctcttctacatgctgcaagatggaggtggccagaagcatagtcttcgataggattagctatccccctcttattctggcattctgcacttcagtccaccgatatgcccctttacacatatacccatgcatatgtagtgtagctccttgcttgcgagtactttggatgagtactcacggttgcttttctccctctttcccccctttcccttctacctggttgtcgcaaccagatgctggagcccagaagccagacaccaccgtcgacgacgactcctactacaccggaggtgcctactactacgtgccggccgctgacgacgaccaggagtagttaggaggaacccaggcaggaggcctgtgcctctttcgatctgtatcccagtttgtgctagccatcttatggcaacttgtttaacttatgtctgtactcagatattgttgcttccgctcactcatctatgatcgagcacttgtattcgagccctcgaggcccctggcttgtattatgatgcttgtatgacttatttttatttttagagttgtgttgtgatatcttcccgtgagtccctgatcttgatcgtacacgttgcgtgtatgattagtgtacggtcaaatcgggggcgtcacagcattAGTAGGAGTCATTTTACCCCGTCAAATATTATCAATGGTCCCGCACAGGTTAGAAACGTTGTCACTAGCCCTAATACACTAAAACATTGGATGGATGAAGAGCGCTCGGTTAActggaagaaaagaaaaaacaagagTTGCGGTTTTTTGAAACCTTCATCTTGGTTTGTCGTGGTTTCTAAAATTCAGTATTTTCTAAAATTCAGTATGAGATCATATTATGCAAATATTAGAAATAAAAACTCCCTCCCATCTAAATTAATTGACGCAGTCCCTCCAATACAATGTTGTATAGTGGTTGCTCAATTATTTTGGATCGGAAGGAGTAATAAAAATTCGTGCAAAGGATGCATTTATTTATATTTTATACAGGAAATGCACCGATGTATTTGTCAACACTCAACTGGAAAAACATAAGCAAATTAATCAACAGAGCTTGTAGAAACGTCCATCACCTAACAACTCTGCAAATCTCCACAGAATTCACAGTGCTGAAAATACAAAGTAGGAAACGCTTGGAAAATAACTGCAAAGGTTGCCCCAAGAACTCCGAAAACACAAACATCCATCTCATACTCAACATCATTCGAAAAAAAATCTCCATATCATCACAGTTACAACAGCAGATCAACTCATGCCCAGCCTGATCAGTAGGAGCCGAGCTGGGTGATCTTGCTGCCGAGCTGCCTCTGCGCGTAGGCGAagagccggccggcctcctccttgccGACGGCGCCGTCGCGGTTGGCATCCGCGGCCTGCACCCTTTCCCGCGCCTTCCATGACGCGAACCACAGGTTGAGGCTCCGCAGCGCGCGCTGCAGCTCCTCCCGGCTGATCCGGCTGTCGTGGTCCGCATCGTACTGCCCCAGCCACGCCCAGAACTCCTCTGCCGTCACTTCC
Protein-coding regions in this window:
- the LOC123164049 gene encoding probable calcium-binding protein CML17 is translated as MAFMRYRALPQGEVTAEEFWAWLGQFDADHDGRISREELQRALRSLNLWFASWKAREGVQAADANRDGAVGREEAGRLFAYAQRQLGGKITQLGSY
- the LOC123170960 gene encoding uncharacterized protein, whose translation is MTQWAFMRYRALPQGEVTAEEFWAWLGQYDADHDSRISREELQRALRSLNLWFASWKARERVQAADANRDGAVGKEEAGRLFAYAQRQLGSKITQLGSY